In one Halalkalicoccus subterraneus genomic region, the following are encoded:
- a CDS encoding beta propeller repeat protein, whose product MDRRRFIELASAAGTGIAFAGCVGSEGTEDTEDDESEPDAETSEQPSGDDEGDRPEPEGGDGRPYTQYDLDVHDERENGGHPVWIDRNERLYGRSGARVLVSDDWWETTETLYSFEEEGTKEEYVKMVLVPDSGRIIAATGGRGDVGGKIHLIDEDLGGAETLYQFDYGRMSNEFGHATHEDIVVISTYALSDFEANRHANEVILSTDGGRSFEKVLEPELVTEDAANHHIHDVEYDPYAERIWVAVGDHGNSQIYWSDDLGDSWEELDERGAVTMITQIAAFRDCVAFGTDGVPEGIIRWARDGPNDEPDGVDDLVRPHVQIETDPDDDVMELYARRRWHIREDDGRELCLMPFGYSTMHDTAEDSVLLASVDGDEWYELHRTETRDILLSNVMGPLSMDGDRRTLVADSFQAGGYQIDASVPDFWN is encoded by the coding sequence ATGGATAGGAGACGGTTCATCGAACTGGCGTCCGCAGCGGGAACGGGGATCGCGTTCGCGGGTTGTGTAGGGAGCGAGGGGACGGAAGACACCGAAGACGACGAGAGCGAACCGGACGCCGAGACGAGCGAGCAACCCAGCGGGGACGACGAAGGGGACCGGCCGGAGCCGGAAGGCGGTGACGGCCGTCCGTACACGCAGTACGATCTCGACGTTCACGATGAACGCGAAAACGGGGGACATCCCGTCTGGATCGACCGAAACGAGCGACTCTACGGGCGCAGCGGGGCGCGCGTACTGGTCAGCGACGACTGGTGGGAAACGACCGAGACGCTGTACTCCTTCGAGGAGGAGGGTACCAAGGAGGAGTACGTCAAGATGGTGCTCGTCCCCGATAGTGGACGAATCATCGCCGCGACCGGCGGACGGGGTGACGTCGGCGGGAAGATCCACCTCATCGACGAGGATCTCGGCGGAGCGGAAACGCTCTACCAGTTCGATTACGGGCGGATGTCGAACGAGTTCGGCCACGCTACCCACGAGGACATCGTCGTCATCTCGACGTACGCGCTCTCGGATTTCGAGGCGAACAGACATGCCAACGAGGTGATCCTCTCGACTGACGGCGGCAGATCCTTCGAGAAGGTCCTCGAACCCGAACTGGTCACCGAGGACGCGGCGAACCACCACATCCACGACGTGGAGTACGACCCCTACGCCGAGCGCATCTGGGTGGCCGTCGGCGACCACGGCAACTCCCAGATCTACTGGAGCGACGATCTGGGTGATTCGTGGGAGGAACTCGACGAACGGGGCGCCGTGACGATGATCACGCAGATCGCCGCGTTCAGAGACTGTGTCGCCTTCGGCACCGATGGCGTCCCCGAGGGGATCATTCGCTGGGCGCGCGACGGCCCGAACGACGAACCCGACGGCGTCGACGACCTCGTTCGCCCACACGTCCAGATCGAGACCGACCCCGACGACGACGTCATGGAGCTGTACGCGCGTCGTCGGTGGCACATCCGGGAGGACGACGGCCGCGAGCTGTGCCTGATGCCGTTTGGCTACTCGACCATGCACGATACGGCCGAGGATTCGGTCCTCCTTGCGAGCGTCGACGGCGACGAGTGGTACGAACTCCACCGCACCGAAACCCGCGATATCCTGCTGTCGAACGTGATGGGTCCGCTGTCGATGGACGGCGACCGGCGAACGCTCGTCGCCGACAGCTTCCAAGCGGGTGGCTACCAGATCGACGCGTCTGTCCCCGACTTCTGGAACTGA
- a CDS encoding uL15m family ribosomal protein, with protein sequence MTNKKNRQRGSRTHGGGTHKNRRGAGHRGGRGAAGRSKHEFHNYGPLGKHGFKRPEKAKETVLTIDVQELDEDVALLVADDLAEETDDGYALDARDLVEDGYDADAVKVLGGGQVRTSLEVTADAFSASAVELIEENGGEAIVSERGQVDEEADEENSESEDIEPTADEA encoded by the coding sequence GCGGCTCGCGAACCCACGGTGGCGGTACCCACAAGAACCGACGTGGTGCCGGCCACCGCGGTGGACGCGGTGCCGCCGGACGAAGCAAGCACGAGTTCCACAACTACGGGCCGCTCGGCAAACACGGCTTCAAGCGACCCGAGAAGGCGAAGGAGACGGTCCTGACGATCGACGTGCAGGAACTGGACGAAGACGTCGCGCTCTTGGTCGCCGACGACCTCGCAGAGGAGACCGACGACGGTTACGCGCTCGACGCACGCGACCTCGTCGAGGACGGCTACGACGCCGACGCCGTGAAGGTACTCGGCGGCGGGCAGGTCCGCACCAGCCTCGAGGTCACCGCGGACGCCTTCTCGGCCAGCGCGGTCGAGCTCATCGAGGAGAACGGGGGCGAGGCGATCGTCTCCGAGCGCGGCCAGGTCGACGAGGAGGCGGACGAGGAGAACTCAGAATCGGAAGATATTGAACCAACCGCTGACGAAGCGTAA
- the secY gene encoding preprotein translocase subunit SecY, translating into MSWKEAAEPVLTRMPGVTRPEGHVPFKRKMGWTLGVLLVYFFLTNVYLWGLPSAGAGQDIFGQFRSILAGSQGTILQVGIGPIVTASIVLQLLGGAGLLGLDTNDPRDQVLYQGLQKLLVIVMVALTAFPMVFLGGFLPVSPELAATYGQMTIQMLIFAQVFVGGILILFLDEIVSKWGVGSGIGLFIIAGVSQRLLGGLFAWGGLPGEAGIIPTWFSILFGQESFPSLLTGEGIQALFLGQGALLAIITTVFIFVVVVYAESVRVEIPLSHARVKGARGRFPVKLIYASVLPMILVRAVQMNVQFLGRILDSQLGGSMPAWLGVYDGQGQPTSGLFYYLKPIQSPEEWMWWLGEASQAVWQIMLRVGIDLAVMVIGGAIFAIFWVETTDMGPEATARQIQNSGMQIPGFRQNVGVYEKVLGRYIPQVTVIGGALVGLLAVMANMLGTIGAVSGTGLLLAVSITYKLYEEIAEEQMMEMHPMMREMFGGGR; encoded by the coding sequence ATGAGCTGGAAGGAAGCCGCTGAACCGGTTCTCACACGAATGCCGGGCGTCACACGCCCCGAGGGGCACGTCCCCTTCAAGCGGAAGATGGGATGGACGCTCGGTGTGTTGTTAGTGTATTTTTTTCTGACGAACGTCTACCTCTGGGGACTCCCATCGGCCGGCGCAGGTCAGGACATCTTCGGGCAGTTTCGCTCGATATTGGCCGGTAGCCAGGGTACAATCCTACAGGTCGGAATCGGACCGATCGTCACCGCGAGTATCGTTCTCCAACTGCTCGGCGGTGCCGGACTGTTGGGGTTGGACACCAACGACCCGCGCGATCAGGTGCTCTATCAGGGTCTCCAGAAGCTGCTGGTGATCGTGATGGTCGCGCTGACCGCGTTTCCGATGGTGTTTCTCGGCGGCTTCCTTCCGGTGAGCCCCGAACTGGCGGCGACCTACGGTCAGATGACGATTCAGATGCTCATCTTCGCGCAGGTGTTCGTCGGCGGGATCCTCATCCTGTTTCTCGACGAGATCGTCTCGAAGTGGGGCGTCGGTAGCGGGATCGGCCTGTTCATCATCGCCGGCGTAAGCCAGCGCCTGCTCGGCGGGCTGTTCGCCTGGGGCGGGCTACCCGGTGAGGCGGGGATCATCCCGACGTGGTTCTCGATCCTCTTTGGCCAGGAATCCTTCCCGTCGCTGTTGACCGGCGAGGGGATCCAGGCGCTGTTTCTCGGTCAGGGGGCGTTGCTCGCGATCATCACGACGGTGTTCATCTTCGTGGTGGTCGTGTATGCCGAATCGGTGCGCGTGGAGATCCCCCTCTCACACGCCCGCGTGAAGGGCGCCCGGGGGCGATTCCCCGTGAAGCTCATCTACGCGAGCGTCCTGCCGATGATCCTCGTTCGGGCCGTACAGATGAACGTCCAGTTCCTGGGACGGATCCTGGATTCACAACTGGGCGGATCGATGCCCGCGTGGCTCGGCGTCTATGACGGTCAGGGTCAGCCCACGAGCGGGCTGTTTTACTACCTGAAGCCGATCCAATCGCCCGAGGAGTGGATGTGGTGGCTCGGCGAGGCGAGCCAGGCGGTCTGGCAGATCATGCTCCGGGTCGGGATCGACCTGGCGGTGATGGTCATCGGCGGGGCGATCTTCGCCATTTTCTGGGTCGAAACCACCGACATGGGGCCCGAGGCAACGGCACGCCAGATCCAGAACTCCGGTATGCAGATCCCCGGCTTCCGCCAGAACGTCGGCGTCTACGAGAAGGTCCTAGGGAGATATATCCCGCAGGTGACGGTCATCGGCGGGGCCTTGGTCGGTCTACTCGCCGTGATGGCGAACATGCTCGGCACCATCGGCGCGGTCTCCGGTACCGGACTGCTGCTTGCGGTGTCGATTACCTACAAGCTCTACGAGGAGATCGCCGAAGAGCAGATGATGGAGATGCACCCGATGATGCGCGAGATGTTCGGCGGCGGTCGCTGA